In Candidatus Bathyarchaeia archaeon, the following are encoded in one genomic region:
- a CDS encoding ATP-binding cassette domain-containing protein, translating to MAIIETKNLIYTYPSGTKPSIREVSIRIEKGEFTLITGPSGCGKTTLCRCFNGLIPHFYHGELKGEITIAGLNIIEHPIHELARHVGLVFQNPENQLFALSVEKDVAFGLENLGVPREEMRKRVDWALNLTGIYDLRERAPHELSGGQQQRVAIASILAMQPEVIVLDEPTSFLDPLSAKKIFEVIYELNKTLGITVVLVEHRLDLTARYADHIIIMDEGKVVLDGKPREILSSEETRLIGVGIPKATRLYQILKKDGVKLSNTIPLSSDEMANLLKEAFRAQ from the coding sequence ATGGCAATAATTGAAACAAAAAATCTTATATACACATATCCAAGCGGAACAAAGCCTTCCATTAGAGAAGTCTCTATAAGAATAGAGAAAGGCGAATTCACCCTTATAACAGGTCCGAGCGGATGTGGAAAAACAACCCTCTGCAGATGCTTTAATGGGCTGATTCCACATTTCTACCATGGCGAATTAAAAGGAGAAATAACCATTGCTGGGTTAAATATTATTGAACATCCAATTCACGAATTAGCGAGACATGTGGGGCTTGTTTTCCAAAATCCCGAAAACCAATTGTTTGCGTTATCCGTAGAGAAAGATGTTGCTTTTGGATTAGAAAACCTTGGAGTCCCAAGAGAAGAAATGCGCAAGAGAGTGGATTGGGCTTTAAACCTCACGGGTATATATGATTTGAGGGAAAGGGCGCCTCACGAACTTTCTGGTGGACAACAGCAGCGTGTCGCTATAGCATCTATTTTAGCAATGCAGCCTGAGGTTATAGTATTAGATGAGCCAACGTCTTTTCTCGACCCATTAAGCGCAAAGAAAATATTCGAAGTAATTTATGAATTAAACAAAACGCTTGGAATAACTGTGGTGTTGGTTGAGCATAGACTTGATTTAACTGCCAGATACGCAGACCACATAATTATAATGGATGAAGGAAAAGTAGTTTTAGACGGAAAACCACGAGAAATATTAAGCTCTGAAGAAACACGCTTGATAGGAGTTGGCATTCCAAAAGCAACACGCCTTTACCAAATTCTCAAAAAAGACGGAGTGAAACTCAGCAACACAATTCCGCTTTCCTCAGATGAAATGGCTAATCTATTGAAGGAGGCTTTTAGAGCACAATGA
- a CDS encoding DHH family phosphoesterase gives MSFAKIDKILEETNAKLAVLLCHHNADPDAVCSAYALASLIRRLKPECAVEIGATQGISRLSKHLIRFLPIEVKTQPSVEKADVIMLLDTNTIQQLNNWAEKVKASKAPIIVVDHHAAHPETERLAKICITNEEASSTCEIVYSFFKEKNIKPNETEAKALFLGIAFDTRHFVLANSSTLKTIAELVDAGANAQETLSLLSLPMDFSERVARLKACKRAKLFKIGEWIVAFSHVSAYQASAARAIIDLGAHVAVVAGQKNESLEISLRCTREFQEKTGIHLGKDIAKPLGEYLQGMGGGHASAAGVNGVGDIDSGLKRCLRLLKEKLSNQ, from the coding sequence GTGTCATTCGCCAAAATAGATAAAATTTTAGAGGAGACAAACGCTAAACTTGCCGTTTTGCTATGCCATCATAATGCAGATCCGGATGCAGTCTGTTCAGCTTATGCACTAGCAAGTTTGATACGGCGATTGAAGCCGGAATGCGCCGTGGAAATTGGAGCAACTCAGGGAATAAGTAGACTTTCAAAGCATCTTATCAGATTTTTGCCAATAGAAGTGAAAACTCAACCAAGTGTGGAAAAGGCAGACGTAATAATGCTACTCGACACTAACACTATACAGCAACTGAATAATTGGGCTGAAAAAGTAAAGGCTTCAAAAGCGCCTATCATCGTTGTTGACCATCACGCGGCTCACCCGGAAACTGAACGATTAGCTAAAATATGCATAACCAATGAAGAAGCATCCTCAACATGCGAAATTGTCTACAGTTTCTTCAAAGAAAAAAACATCAAACCAAACGAAACAGAAGCTAAAGCATTGTTTTTGGGCATAGCCTTCGACACGCGCCATTTTGTCCTAGCTAACTCATCCACGCTGAAGACAATAGCAGAACTCGTCGATGCAGGTGCAAACGCCCAAGAAACCTTGTCATTATTGTCTTTGCCTATGGACTTCTCGGAACGCGTCGCAAGGTTAAAGGCGTGTAAAAGAGCCAAACTTTTCAAGATTGGCGAGTGGATTGTTGCCTTTTCTCATGTTAGCGCTTATCAAGCTTCAGCGGCGAGGGCTATCATTGATTTAGGTGCGCATGTTGCTGTTGTTGCAGGACAAAAGAACGAAAGTTTGGAGATTAGTCTACGTTGCACGCGCGAGTTTCAAGAGAAAACAGGGATACACTTGGGCAAGGATATTGCTAAACCTCTAGGCGAGTATCTTCAAGGAATGGGCGGTGGACATGCGTCTGCTGCTGGAGTTAATGGTGTAGGCGACATTGATAGCGGTCTTAAGCGTTGCTTGCGGCTTTTGAAGGAAAAGTTATCTAATCAATAA
- a CDS encoding DUF3194 domain-containing protein, whose amino-acid sequence MGIPELTTEQVEELCSIAEYAARKYVLSKVPQKKIEKMDIIAEANGTRPVTLTIDVDIALSPSIENLDVQKLVDEAVKEAFASAEKYLRKLKCHSPK is encoded by the coding sequence ATGGGCATACCGGAGTTAACTACAGAACAAGTTGAAGAACTGTGTTCTATCGCAGAGTATGCCGCTAGAAAATATGTCTTGTCAAAGGTTCCTCAGAAAAAGATAGAGAAAATGGACATCATCGCCGAGGCAAATGGCACAAGACCAGTAACGCTTACGATTGACGTAGACATTGCCTTATCGCCCTCGATAGAAAACCTTGACGTGCAGAAACTTGTTGATGAGGCAGTTAAGGAAGCTTTTGCTTCGGCGGAAAAATATTTGAGGAAATTAAAGTGTCATTCGCCAAAATAG
- a CDS encoding prefoldin subunit beta has translation MSDEISKLPPQVQERLLRLNQLQQTLQSILAQKQQVEMELTEIEQALNELQKLADDAVIYKAIGSLLVKSEKAKISADLNERKELLNTRATVLGKQEERLRSQLKDLQTKLQQDLSPVSPSQS, from the coding sequence GTGAGTGATGAAATTTCGAAACTTCCTCCTCAAGTTCAAGAGCGCTTATTGCGGCTTAATCAACTTCAGCAGACACTTCAGTCAATTCTAGCGCAGAAGCAACAGGTAGAAATGGAACTTACAGAAATTGAACAAGCCTTAAATGAGTTGCAGAAATTGGCTGACGATGCAGTAATCTACAAGGCTATTGGTTCGCTTCTGGTGAAATCGGAGAAAGCCAAAATATCCGCGGATTTAAACGAACGGAAAGAGTTGCTCAACACGAGAGCGACGGTGTTGGGGAAGCAGGAAGAACGATTGCGTAGTCAATTGAAAGATTTGCAGACTAAGCTTCAACAAGATTTGAGTCCAGTTTCTCCGTCCCAGTCATAG
- a CDS encoding KEOPS complex subunit Pcc1: MKAKATIRLKFPSEKHLEIVLKALEPEIRKSPTTRSQATFTRKKNLIILSVAAKDTVALRAAVNAYLRWINSTTNVLEILEGIS, from the coding sequence ATGAAAGCAAAGGCTACTATCCGTTTGAAATTTCCCTCAGAAAAGCACTTAGAAATAGTCTTAAAGGCTTTGGAGCCAGAAATTAGAAAATCGCCTACAACGCGTTCACAAGCTACCTTTACGCGAAAAAAGAACTTGATAATCTTGAGTGTTGCTGCTAAAGACACAGTTGCTCTGCGAGCAGCAGTAAACGCTTATTTAAGATGGATAAACTCGACAACAAATGTTTTAGAAATTTTAGAAGGTATATCTTAG
- a CDS encoding 50S ribosomal protein L37ae has product MGKRTKKVGPTRGLGPRYGATVRKRYIKVITEMKKPHACPQCGFARVKRESVGVWKCKKCGFTFTGGAYTPTTKLGIVAKRVAKGAPLEEVVKATEEEE; this is encoded by the coding sequence ATGGGAAAAAGAACTAAAAAGGTTGGGCCAACACGAGGACTTGGACCACGTTACGGCGCCACGGTGAGAAAGCGCTACATCAAGGTAATTACAGAAATGAAAAAGCCACACGCGTGTCCACAATGTGGATTTGCACGCGTCAAAAGAGAAAGCGTTGGCGTTTGGAAATGCAAAAAATGCGGATTCACTTTCACTGGTGGAGCATACACACCAACCACAAAACTTGGAATCGTAGCGAAACGCGTGGCTAAAGGAGCACCATTAGAGGAAGTTGTGAAAGCGACAGAAGAAGAAGAGTAA
- the rrp42 gene encoding exosome complex protein Rrp42 gives MSSIITRVKQKQIAQLIDKGKRLDGRELTDYREIKLEQGIIERAEGSARVLLGKTEVMVGTKIETGEPFPDTPNEGVLTVNAELVPLASSTFEPGPPDENSIELARIVDRGIRESKAIDTEKLCIEPGKKVFVVFVDVYVLNHDGNLIDASALAAMAALLNTKMPNYEIEEGEVKLKSGYTPLPLKKRPITVTFAKINDKLIVDPCLEEEQVMDSRLSIAIDDDGNICAIQKGGSGYFTQEQVFEAAKIAKEKAEEMRKKLKW, from the coding sequence ATGTCATCAATAATCACACGAGTAAAACAGAAACAAATTGCACAGTTAATCGATAAAGGAAAACGCTTGGATGGTAGAGAATTAACAGATTACCGCGAGATAAAATTAGAACAAGGAATAATAGAACGCGCAGAAGGCTCAGCAAGAGTGTTGCTTGGAAAAACAGAAGTCATGGTCGGAACCAAAATTGAAACAGGCGAGCCCTTTCCAGACACGCCGAACGAAGGAGTTCTGACAGTAAACGCTGAACTTGTGCCTTTAGCCTCATCAACTTTTGAACCTGGACCACCAGACGAGAACTCCATTGAACTTGCAAGAATTGTTGATAGAGGAATAAGAGAATCAAAAGCTATTGATACAGAAAAACTTTGCATCGAACCTGGCAAAAAAGTGTTTGTCGTTTTCGTTGATGTTTATGTGCTCAATCACGACGGAAACTTGATAGATGCTTCAGCATTAGCTGCGATGGCTGCTTTGCTTAACACGAAAATGCCCAACTATGAAATCGAAGAAGGCGAAGTGAAATTAAAGTCGGGATACACTCCGCTTCCATTGAAAAAGCGCCCCATAACCGTCACGTTCGCTAAGATAAACGACAAACTAATCGTTGACCCATGCCTCGAAGAAGAACAAGTAATGGATTCTAGGCTTTCAATAGCAATCGACGACGACGGAAACATCTGCGCAATACAGAAAGGCGGTAGCGGATATTTCACACAAGAACAAGTTTTCGAAGCCGCCAAAATAGCTAAAGAAAAAGCTGAAGAAATGCGTAAAAAACTGAAATGGTGA
- the rrp41 gene encoding exosome complex exonuclease Rrp41, which translates to MSQKTEKLIDKKGLRLDGRKPDELRPIKIEVGILSNADGSAYIEQGKNKILAAVFGPKELHPKHLALQDRMVLRCRYHMAPFSVQERKSPAPSRREIELSKVIRESLEPAIFLEYYPRTGIDIFVEVLQADGGTRCASITAASLALADAGIPMRDLVAACAAGKADDTIVLDLMDTEDKIGTADVPVALMPNLNAITLLQMDGILTLEEFEKAVNMAIEGCKKIYALQKEALKLKYVSVKEEAEE; encoded by the coding sequence ATGAGTCAGAAAACTGAAAAATTAATTGATAAAAAAGGTTTAAGACTGGATGGAAGAAAACCAGACGAGTTAAGACCGATAAAAATTGAAGTAGGAATTTTGTCAAACGCTGACGGCTCAGCATATATTGAACAGGGAAAAAATAAAATTTTAGCCGCAGTATTTGGTCCGAAAGAATTGCACCCGAAACATTTGGCACTTCAAGACCGAATGGTTTTGAGATGTCGCTACCACATGGCGCCTTTCTCGGTTCAAGAACGTAAATCACCGGCACCCTCAAGAAGAGAAATCGAACTTTCAAAAGTCATCAGAGAATCACTAGAACCCGCAATTTTTCTCGAATACTACCCAAGAACAGGCATAGACATCTTCGTGGAAGTTTTGCAAGCTGATGGCGGCACAAGATGCGCAAGCATAACCGCTGCGTCTTTAGCTTTAGCAGATGCAGGCATTCCAATGCGCGATTTGGTCGCTGCATGTGCTGCTGGAAAGGCTGATGATACCATAGTATTGGATTTGATGGACACAGAAGACAAAATAGGGACAGCAGATGTGCCAGTCGCTTTAATGCCAAATTTAAATGCTATAACGCTTCTGCAAATGGACGGCATACTAACCTTAGAAGAGTTTGAAAAAGCCGTAAACATGGCAATCGAAGGATGCAAAAAAATCTACGCGCTACAAAAAGAAGCATTGAAACTCAAATATGTAAGCGTCAAAGAGGAGGCGGAAGAGTAA
- the rrp4 gene encoding exosome complex RNA-binding protein Rrp4 → MPTFFERRQLVTPGDLIAEGDYMAGENTYREDNKIYASRIGIVEYENKKVNVVALRAFYIPRIGDIVIGTVTEVGFNGWTVDINAPYEALLRASDVLSRPFKPQKDELSQVLDVGDLIVAKIIAYDRAHNPQLTVGEPGLGKVTRGQIMKITPTKIPRAIGRKGSMISMIKQETGCQIILGLNGVVLITGKTLEDEQLAVMALRKIEEESHTSGLTDRITQMIKQEKTKRGKVKNESEN, encoded by the coding sequence ATGCCAACATTTTTTGAAAGAAGACAGCTTGTAACGCCTGGAGATTTGATTGCAGAAGGCGATTACATGGCTGGCGAGAACACTTACCGGGAAGATAACAAAATTTACGCTTCGCGAATCGGTATAGTGGAATACGAAAACAAAAAAGTCAACGTTGTAGCTTTACGAGCATTTTACATTCCAAGAATCGGAGACATAGTCATAGGAACAGTCACCGAAGTAGGATTCAACGGATGGACAGTGGACATTAACGCGCCATACGAAGCCCTTTTAAGAGCATCAGACGTTTTAAGCAGACCATTCAAACCACAAAAAGACGAATTATCCCAAGTTCTCGATGTAGGAGACTTAATAGTCGCAAAAATAATCGCCTATGACAGAGCTCACAACCCGCAACTAACGGTTGGCGAACCAGGACTTGGAAAAGTAACTCGCGGACAAATCATGAAGATTACACCGACAAAAATTCCACGCGCCATAGGTAGAAAAGGATCCATGATATCAATGATAAAACAAGAAACAGGCTGTCAAATAATTCTCGGACTCAACGGAGTCGTGTTAATTACAGGGAAAACCCTTGAAGATGAACAGTTGGCAGTGATGGCGCTGCGCAAGATTGAAGAAGAATCTCACACAAGCGGTTTGACAGATCGCATAACCCAAATGATTAAACAAGAAAAAACAAAACGAGGGAAAGTTAAAAATGAGTCAGAAAACTGA
- a CDS encoding ribosome assembly factor SBDS — protein sequence MSEKYTVARIIKDNEHFEVLVKPQKALDYRMGKIAAITEVLVTETIFSDANKGTKVSEENLRKAFGTTEPLKIAEMILKKGTLQLTTEQRRKMIEDKRKQIVDFISRQCVDPKTNLPHPPLRIENALEQIRYSIDPFKPVEEQAREIIKLLRPILPLKMEQVSVGVHIPTEYAARAYGTVKTFGTIKREEWRGDGSWYGVLEMPAGLYGPFLEKLGEITKGNGEAKIIA from the coding sequence ATGAGCGAAAAGTACACCGTCGCACGCATAATAAAGGATAACGAACACTTTGAAGTGCTCGTAAAACCTCAAAAAGCATTAGATTACCGGATGGGAAAAATCGCCGCAATAACCGAAGTGTTAGTAACCGAAACCATATTTTCAGACGCAAACAAAGGCACAAAAGTTTCAGAAGAAAACCTCCGCAAAGCCTTCGGAACAACAGAACCACTAAAAATAGCAGAAATGATACTGAAAAAAGGAACATTGCAACTAACAACTGAACAAAGAAGAAAAATGATTGAGGACAAAAGAAAACAGATAGTAGACTTCATATCAAGACAATGTGTCGACCCCAAAACAAACCTTCCACATCCACCATTACGCATAGAAAACGCCCTAGAACAAATCCGCTACTCAATAGACCCTTTTAAGCCGGTGGAAGAGCAAGCACGAGAAATAATCAAGCTACTCAGACCAATTCTGCCACTAAAAATGGAACAAGTATCCGTAGGCGTCCACATACCGACAGAATACGCGGCTAGAGCATATGGAACAGTAAAGACTTTTGGAACAATAAAACGGGAAGAATGGCGTGGCGACGGTTCATGGTATGGCGTCTTGGAAATGCCAGCAGGTTTATACGGTCCTTTTCTGGAGAAACTTGGAGAGATAACTAAAGGAAATGGAGAAGCGAAAATAATCGCTTAA
- a CDS encoding archaeal proteasome endopeptidase complex subunit alpha gives MSVFAAPGAYDRAITVFSPDGRLFQVEYAMELVNRGATILGIRCSEGIVLGAEETVEPLEDAEYSWKIFKVDEHIGAAIVGLSSDARILIDQARVYAQSNRLTYDEPIDVEVVTKRICDIKQLYTQHAGVRPFGVSMIFGGVDKAGNRLLGTHPSGTYRGYKATALGAGRETVLSVLKEEYREDMVLEDATKLAIKCLVKALEARQLPPRIKIAVIPSATKKMEMLGDDRIESYMKELGLGK, from the coding sequence ATGTCCGTATTTGCAGCGCCAGGAGCATATGACCGTGCCATAACCGTTTTCTCACCAGACGGTAGACTGTTCCAAGTTGAATATGCAATGGAATTAGTTAACCGTGGAGCAACAATTTTGGGAATACGTTGCTCCGAAGGAATAGTTTTGGGAGCGGAAGAAACCGTTGAACCCCTTGAGGACGCAGAATACTCCTGGAAAATTTTCAAAGTTGACGAGCATATTGGCGCAGCAATAGTTGGTTTAAGCTCTGACGCGCGCATTCTTATAGACCAAGCAAGAGTGTACGCTCAAAGTAACAGACTAACTTATGATGAACCAATAGACGTAGAAGTTGTAACTAAAAGAATATGCGACATAAAACAACTATACACGCAACATGCAGGCGTCAGACCCTTCGGAGTTTCAATGATTTTCGGCGGAGTCGACAAAGCGGGAAACCGACTATTGGGAACGCATCCAAGCGGAACATACAGGGGCTACAAAGCAACAGCTTTAGGCGCTGGAAGAGAAACCGTGCTATCAGTATTGAAGGAAGAATACCGTGAAGACATGGTGCTAGAAGACGCTACGAAACTTGCAATAAAATGTTTAGTAAAAGCCCTAGAAGCCAGACAACTGCCACCAAGAATAAAAATAGCCGTCATTCCTTCGGCAACAAAGAAAATGGAAATGTTAGGCGACGACAGAATTGAAAGTTACATGAAAGAGTTAGGACTGGGCAAGTGA
- a CDS encoding O-acetyl-ADP-ribose deacetylase, producing MIEFQIGKAKVCLVQGDITEMDTDAIVNAANSTLMGGGGVDGAIHRKGGPKILEECKCIRATEWPEGLPTGKAVITSGGNLKAKYVIHTVGPIWRGGNSGESELLANAYRNSLKLAVNKGLKTIAFPSISTGAYSYPIEKACRIALETVKEFLEKEDNVAKIVFVLFSTHDFEVYKKSAKEILR from the coding sequence ATGATCGAATTTCAAATCGGCAAGGCAAAGGTCTGTCTTGTTCAAGGGGACATAACTGAAATGGACACTGATGCCATAGTTAACGCTGCAAACTCAACACTTATGGGCGGAGGAGGCGTAGACGGCGCAATCCACCGCAAAGGCGGACCAAAAATCCTAGAAGAATGCAAATGCATAAGAGCCACAGAATGGCCAGAAGGCTTACCAACCGGCAAAGCAGTAATAACTTCTGGAGGCAATTTAAAAGCTAAATATGTCATTCACACGGTTGGACCAATCTGGCGTGGCGGGAACAGCGGCGAATCAGAGCTTTTGGCGAACGCTTACCGTAACTCGTTAAAACTGGCAGTAAATAAAGGGCTTAAGACTATAGCTTTTCCATCCATAAGCACGGGCGCATACAGTTACCCAATAGAAAAGGCATGCCGAATAGCTTTAGAAACTGTTAAAGAATTTTTAGAAAAAGAAGACAATGTTGCTAAGATTGTATTTGTCTTGTTTTCTACGCATGACTTTGAAGTTTACAAGAAGTCAGCAAAAGAAATTCTGAGGTAA
- a CDS encoding LysE family transporter: MEAVFSFLYFLLSIILLSLSGVMMPGPVFAITIAKGYKNKIAGALIALGHGAVEFPLMFLIYFGFTWFFASTTVQKIIGLVGGLILIFMGFQIYQARKEKNENYRTFHHGSFVAGFLATIANPYFFLWWATIGANLILTAVAFGFAGFLALAITHWSCDLAWDTFVSMVVFKSRHFWTEKTRKIVFGFCFVVLTGFGLWFILSAIF, translated from the coding sequence ATGGAGGCTGTCTTCAGTTTTCTCTATTTCTTACTTTCAATAATTTTATTATCTTTGTCTGGAGTCATGATGCCTGGACCAGTTTTTGCCATAACAATTGCAAAAGGATACAAGAATAAAATTGCCGGAGCCTTAATCGCTTTGGGGCACGGCGCAGTGGAATTTCCATTAATGTTTCTGATTTATTTTGGCTTTACATGGTTTTTTGCTTCCACTACCGTTCAGAAGATTATTGGGCTAGTTGGAGGTTTAATTCTCATTTTTATGGGCTTTCAAATATATCAAGCACGAAAGGAGAAAAATGAGAACTATAGGACATTTCATCACGGTTCTTTTGTTGCCGGTTTTCTCGCAACCATCGCCAATCCTTACTTTTTCCTTTGGTGGGCAACAATTGGCGCAAATTTAATATTAACCGCTGTGGCTTTTGGGTTTGCTGGCTTTTTGGCGTTGGCTATAACTCACTGGTCATGCGACCTTGCATGGGACACGTTTGTATCCATGGTCGTCTTTAAATCGAGACATTTCTGGACAGAAAAGACTCGTAAGATAGTTTTCGGCTTTTGCTTTGTAGTGTTGACTGGGTTTGGATTATGGTTTATCCTCTCAGCAATATTTTAG
- a CDS encoding DUF367 family protein, protein MQKQLKIIVYHARQCDPKKCTALKLKRHGLVRVVHQIKFLPRRAVVLNPLSKIAFSPADKERIEKFGLVALDFSWEHAEKALLKNVRGTSRCLPYLIAGNPVNFGRPTKLSTVEALAAALHIAGFKNEAEQLLSVFKWGHTFLEINHDLLEGYANAKDSKDVVQLQKNFMEI, encoded by the coding sequence GTGCAAAAACAACTTAAAATCATCGTATATCACGCTCGACAATGTGACCCAAAAAAATGCACAGCCTTAAAGCTTAAACGCCACGGGCTCGTTCGCGTAGTTCACCAAATAAAATTCTTGCCAAGAAGAGCAGTCGTGCTTAATCCCTTATCTAAAATCGCGTTTTCTCCAGCTGACAAGGAAAGAATCGAAAAATTTGGGTTGGTTGCTTTGGATTTCAGTTGGGAACACGCCGAGAAAGCTTTGCTGAAAAATGTTAGAGGAACATCCAGATGCTTACCTTACTTGATTGCTGGAAACCCAGTTAATTTTGGAAGACCCACAAAACTTAGCACCGTAGAGGCATTAGCCGCAGCCTTACACATCGCTGGGTTCAAGAATGAAGCTGAACAGTTGCTTTCAGTTTTCAAGTGGGGACACACCTTTCTCGAAATAAACCATGACCTATTAGAAGGCTACGCGAACGCAAAAGACAGCAAAGACGTGGTACAATTACAAAAGAATTTCATGGAAATTTAG
- a CDS encoding NAD(P)H-hydrate dehydratase, which translates to MSTTITSREMRALELNAEYFGVSQLQLMENAGNHVALEIASRFPKNKTIAIFCGLGGNGGDGFVAARHLSALDYKVTVILADKAKEISHKAALENWNSLQFLKENITIHEVYDSALIPDITADVVVDALLGTGTKGKLKPPILQLVQKINAINAFKIAVDVPTGIDSDTGEVLGEAVKANLTITFHRTKQGLEKARDYVGELLVKNIGLPKELENFAGPGDVMLVSKPRPKESHKGDFGRLLIIGGSETYSGAPALVALAALRTGVDLAYVATPEKTAHAISSMAPDLITIKLEGKHLNITNMPTLKTYIETVNAVVLGPGLGLHVETKEAVKAIIEIAESAGKPLLLDADGLKAFAEFKRKLKTPLVLTPHAGEYAILTGKKLPEVFKEKILDVQKTAAELGAVVLLKGPVDIIADEKRFKLNFTGNPGMTVGGTGDVLSGIVGALLAQKANPFEAATAGAFVNGAAGDFVSEEKGHHMVSTDLLEWIPQVLNDPMSHLKVRKTSAKTT; encoded by the coding sequence ATGTCGACCACTATTACAAGCCGCGAAATGCGTGCTTTAGAGCTTAACGCTGAATATTTCGGAGTTTCACAACTTCAACTCATGGAAAACGCAGGAAACCACGTAGCCCTAGAAATCGCATCAAGATTTCCAAAAAACAAGACAATTGCCATTTTCTGTGGTTTAGGCGGCAACGGCGGAGACGGTTTCGTCGCCGCGCGGCATCTCTCCGCATTAGATTATAAAGTTACAGTCATTCTCGCTGACAAAGCTAAAGAAATTTCCCATAAAGCGGCTTTAGAAAATTGGAATTCCTTACAGTTTTTGAAAGAAAATATCACCATTCATGAAGTATACGACAGCGCACTCATACCAGACATAACCGCTGATGTGGTCGTTGATGCATTATTAGGAACTGGCACAAAAGGAAAACTAAAGCCGCCTATTCTGCAATTGGTTCAAAAAATCAACGCTATAAACGCCTTTAAAATAGCGGTAGATGTGCCAACAGGAATAGACTCAGACACAGGCGAAGTATTAGGCGAAGCAGTGAAAGCAAACCTAACAATCACATTTCACAGAACGAAACAGGGACTTGAAAAAGCCAGAGACTACGTTGGAGAACTACTCGTAAAAAACATAGGATTACCAAAAGAACTCGAAAATTTTGCTGGTCCTGGCGATGTTATGCTTGTTTCTAAACCGCGACCAAAAGAATCCCATAAAGGAGACTTCGGACGCTTACTCATCATTGGCGGAAGCGAAACCTATTCCGGCGCGCCCGCACTTGTGGCTTTAGCTGCTTTACGAACAGGCGTAGACCTTGCTTATGTTGCGACCCCAGAAAAAACCGCGCATGCAATTTCTTCCATGGCGCCGGACTTGATAACGATAAAGCTTGAAGGAAAACACTTGAACATAACAAACATGCCAACGTTAAAAACATACATAGAAACAGTTAACGCCGTCGTACTGGGACCTGGTCTGGGATTACACGTAGAAACCAAAGAGGCTGTTAAAGCCATAATTGAAATTGCCGAAAGTGCTGGCAAGCCTTTGCTTTTGGACGCGGATGGTTTGAAGGCTTTTGCAGAGTTTAAGAGAAAACTGAAAACGCCTCTGGTGTTGACGCCTCATGCTGGAGAATATGCCATATTAACTGGCAAAAAGTTACCCGAAGTTTTCAAAGAAAAAATTCTTGACGTGCAGAAAACCGCGGCAGAGCTAGGCGCAGTAGTATTGCTTAAAGGACCAGTCGATATAATCGCAGACGAGAAACGCTTCAAACTCAACTTTACGGGAAACCCAGGTATGACAGTTGGCGGAACAGGAGATGTGCTCTCCGGAATTGTTGGCGCCCTTCTCGCTCAGAAGGCTAATCCATTTGAAGCCGCTACCGCTGGAGCCTTTGTCAACGGAGCCGCCGGAGACTTCGTTTCCGAAGAAAAAGGCCACCACATGGTCTCCACAGACCTACTAGAATGGATTCCGCAGGTTCTAAACGACCCGATGAGCCATTTGAAGGTGCGCAAAACAAGTGCAAAAACAACTTAA
- a CDS encoding Lrp/AsnC ligand binding domain-containing protein, which produces MPTAFVLINTEIGSEADVLKDLKKVEGVDEAYAVYGVYDIIARVKADTMDKLKEIVTWRVRRLDKVRSTLTMIVVEETK; this is translated from the coding sequence ATGCCTACAGCGTTTGTGCTGATAAATACGGAAATAGGGTCAGAAGCTGATGTTCTGAAGGATTTAAAGAAAGTTGAGGGTGTAGATGAAGCCTATGCAGTCTATGGAGTCTATGACATAATTGCGCGGGTTAAGGCAGACACGATGGATAAACTGAAGGAAATTGTGACATGGCGTGTCAGAAGGCTTGACAAGGTTCGCTCAACATTAACAATGATAGTTGTCGAAGAGACAAAATAG